The following are from one region of the Bacteroidales bacterium genome:
- a CDS encoding 3-isopropylmalate dehydratase large subunit yields MNIIEKIIANHSKYDIIKPGDIVDIEIDARAARDFGGPNVVKTMIEKNLTLDDPSKTFFTFDTNPTGSDQKYAVNQQIVRVWARNNGVKVYDINNGIGTHTMINDGLVVPGATAVTTDSHANILGAIGAFGQGMGDQDIAAAFNSGKVWFKVPESIKLIINGFPPKSVTAKDIVLNLLNEFGANTLLGYSVELYGELIDSLSLSDRITIASMGTEMGVIILLFPPNDEIMAFSEKACGRKLKRIAADENAVYAKTIEIDATTFVPMVSRPGAPHDTIAIPEEDKIKIDSAFIGSCTNGRIEDMREVARILKGKKVAPGVVLKIVPTTDSVWRQAMDEGLFTIFKDAGALISNAGCAGCAAGQVGQNGPGEITVSTGNRNFPGKQGKGSVYLASPTSTAASAVAGYITDEHHIPKVPLTFHPDEKLKRLEKASSDEQIVEKPKIIEGRVWYITEDNIDTDMIFHNRYLSITDIEEMGQYTFDNLEGYKDFSSKAKAGDIVIVTKNFGSGSSRQQAVDCFKSLGIQAIIAESFGAIYERNAINAAFPIMTYKSVEALKLSDGDTIRVNFENGLIENISKNTKVKVNPFYEVQMEIYQQGGLF; encoded by the coding sequence AATCACTCAAAATACGATATTATTAAGCCTGGAGATATTGTAGATATTGAAATTGATGCTCGGGCTGCACGCGATTTTGGCGGTCCAAATGTGGTTAAAACCATGATAGAAAAAAATCTTACTCTCGACGATCCATCAAAAACCTTTTTCACTTTTGATACCAACCCCACAGGCTCCGATCAAAAATATGCTGTCAATCAGCAAATTGTAAGAGTTTGGGCACGAAATAATGGTGTAAAAGTCTACGATATCAACAATGGAATAGGAACACATACTATGATTAACGATGGTTTGGTAGTACCCGGGGCAACAGCTGTTACCACCGACTCGCACGCAAATATATTAGGTGCTATCGGAGCATTTGGACAAGGAATGGGCGATCAGGATATTGCAGCAGCATTTAATAGTGGGAAAGTATGGTTTAAAGTCCCGGAATCCATTAAATTAATTATCAATGGTTTTCCGCCCAAAAGCGTTACTGCTAAAGATATTGTTTTAAATTTATTAAATGAGTTTGGTGCTAATACTTTATTGGGTTATTCCGTTGAATTATATGGTGAACTTATTGACAGTCTGAGTCTTTCCGATAGAATTACTATCGCCAGTATGGGAACGGAAATGGGTGTAATAATTCTGCTCTTCCCTCCTAACGATGAGATAATGGCTTTTTCTGAAAAAGCTTGCGGAAGAAAACTAAAAAGAATTGCTGCTGATGAAAATGCTGTTTATGCAAAAACTATCGAAATAGATGCAACTACGTTTGTTCCTATGGTTTCTCGTCCCGGAGCACCTCATGATACCATTGCTATTCCCGAAGAAGATAAAATTAAAATCGACTCTGCCTTTATAGGGAGTTGTACTAACGGACGTATAGAAGATATGCGCGAAGTAGCACGGATTTTAAAAGGAAAGAAAGTAGCACCCGGGGTTGTACTAAAGATTGTACCTACTACCGATAGTGTTTGGAGGCAAGCAATGGATGAAGGTTTATTTACCATCTTTAAAGACGCAGGAGCATTAATTTCAAACGCCGGTTGTGCAGGCTGTGCAGCAGGACAAGTGGGTCAAAACGGACCCGGAGAAATCACTGTAAGTACCGGTAACCGTAACTTTCCCGGAAAACAAGGAAAAGGAAGTGTATATTTAGCATCGCCTACTTCCACAGCCGCTTCAGCAGTTGCGGGATATATTACCGATGAGCATCATATACCCAAAGTTCCATTAACTTTTCATCCTGATGAAAAATTAAAACGCTTAGAAAAGGCATCAAGCGATGAACAAATTGTAGAAAAACCAAAAATAATAGAAGGTCGTGTTTGGTATATTACCGAAGACAATATAGATACTGATATGATTTTCCATAATCGCTATTTATCAATAACCGATATTGAAGAAATGGGACAATATACCTTTGATAATTTAGAAGGATATAAAGACTTTTCGAGCAAGGCTAAAGCAGGAGATATTGTAATTGTTACTAAGAATTTCGGAAGTGGAAGTTCTCGGCAGCAAGCGGTAGATTGTTTTAAATCACTTGGCATTCAAGCTATTATAGCAGAATCTTTTGGGGCAATCTATGAGCGAAATGCTATTAATGCTGCCTTTCCCATTATGACTTATAAATCTGTTGAAGCTTTAAAATTAAGTGATGGCGATACTATTAGGGTTAATTTTGAAAATGGTCTTATTGAAAATATAAGTAAAAATACAAAAGTTAAAGTAAATCCTT